A stretch of the Vibrio aquimaris genome encodes the following:
- the aroG gene encoding 3-deoxy-7-phosphoheptulonate synthase AroG yields MFQTDDVRISKVKELLPPVAVLEKFPATETASSTTFQSRQDISKILRGEDDRLLVIVGPCSIHDPQAAIEYGKRLKVLRDELGDRLEVVMRVYFEKPRTTVGWKGLINDPYMNDTFKINDGLRIGRKLLLDLTDLGLPTASEFLDMITPQYVADLISWGAIGARTTESQVHRELASGLSCPVGFKNGTDGNIKIASDAIRSASASHHFLSVTKYGHSAIVETAGNSDCHIILRGGKEPNYSAAHVSEIKSQLEASGLPQKVMIDFSHANSSKQYQRQMVVAEDVAGQIASGEDAVFGVMIESHLVEGRQDLVDGKAETYGQSITDACIGWQDTEKVLRQLADAVEARRQR; encoded by the coding sequence ATGTTCCAGACCGATGATGTACGAATTAGTAAAGTTAAAGAGTTATTACCACCAGTAGCGGTATTGGAAAAGTTTCCTGCTACTGAGACAGCGTCTTCTACAACCTTTCAATCTCGTCAAGATATCTCAAAAATTCTTCGTGGTGAAGATGATAGATTACTTGTGATTGTCGGCCCATGCTCGATCCATGATCCACAAGCGGCAATCGAATACGGAAAGCGGTTGAAAGTTTTGCGAGACGAGTTGGGTGATAGACTCGAAGTTGTGATGCGAGTGTATTTTGAAAAGCCGCGTACAACGGTAGGTTGGAAGGGTCTTATTAATGACCCTTACATGAATGACACATTTAAAATCAATGATGGTTTGCGCATTGGTCGTAAGCTTTTGCTTGATTTGACGGATCTTGGCCTACCAACCGCAAGTGAATTTCTTGATATGATAACGCCTCAGTATGTGGCAGATCTTATCAGCTGGGGTGCGATTGGTGCGCGCACAACCGAATCTCAGGTCCACCGTGAACTAGCATCAGGTCTTTCTTGCCCAGTCGGATTTAAGAACGGAACCGATGGTAATATTAAAATTGCTTCAGACGCGATTCGAAGTGCGAGTGCATCACACCACTTCTTATCAGTGACTAAGTATGGCCATTCTGCCATTGTAGAAACGGCAGGTAACTCGGATTGCCATATTATTCTGCGTGGCGGTAAAGAGCCTAACTATAGTGCAGCGCATGTGAGTGAGATTAAATCTCAGCTAGAAGCTTCGGGCTTGCCGCAAAAAGTGATGATTGACTTTAGTCATGCCAACAGCTCTAAACAATATCAGCGCCAGATGGTAGTTGCAGAGGATGTGGCTGGTCAAATCGCTTCTGGCGAAGATGCAGTCTTTGGTGTGATGATTGAGTCACACTTGGTTGAAGGCCGTCAAGACTTAGTTGATGGTAAGGCTGAGACCTACGGACAATCAATTACCGATGCGTGCATTGGCTGGCAAGATACCGAAAAAGTTCTTCGTCAACTAGCCGATGCAGTAGAAGCGCGTCGTCAGCGATAA
- a CDS encoding amino acid ABC transporter ATP-binding protein — protein MNSVELIDVNKQYGESKALTDIQLSVKKGEKLVICGPSGSGKSTLIRAVNGLESISKGVIKVLGQPISTTPSDKVDMVFQHFHLFPHLSILDNLILAPTRTLNLSRREALKNAMHFLNQVGMTDQADQFPVQLSSGQKQRVAIARSLCMQPEVLLFDEPTAALDPQTKHDVLNIITDIAKSGMTMICITHDVSFAQKIADRVVFMEQGKIIEVAPPEQFFNQPQHPRAQHFLDQFMSHQ, from the coding sequence ATGAATTCAGTCGAATTGATAGATGTTAATAAGCAATATGGAGAGTCAAAAGCCCTCACAGACATTCAATTGTCAGTAAAGAAAGGTGAGAAACTAGTGATCTGTGGCCCTTCAGGGTCTGGAAAATCAACGCTCATAAGAGCTGTCAACGGGCTAGAAAGTATTTCGAAAGGTGTAATTAAAGTCTTAGGGCAACCAATTTCAACTACTCCATCCGATAAAGTTGATATGGTTTTCCAGCATTTCCATCTATTTCCGCACCTTAGTATTCTTGACAACCTGATACTAGCACCAACCCGAACATTGAATCTTTCAAGACGAGAGGCACTCAAAAACGCCATGCATTTCCTCAACCAAGTTGGTATGACCGATCAGGCTGATCAATTTCCAGTTCAGCTATCAAGTGGCCAAAAACAACGTGTGGCTATTGCTCGATCGCTGTGTATGCAACCCGAAGTGCTTCTGTTCGATGAACCAACCGCAGCGCTAGACCCGCAGACAAAACATGACGTCTTGAATATCATTACAGATATCGCCAAATCGGGCATGACCATGATATGCATCACCCACGACGTAAGTTTTGCGCAAAAAATAGCAGACAGAGTGGTATTTATGGAGCAAGGAAAAATAATTGAAGTTGCACCACCAGAACAATTTTTCAATCAACCG